A genomic stretch from Gorilla gorilla gorilla isolate KB3781 chromosome 20, NHGRI_mGorGor1-v2.1_pri, whole genome shotgun sequence includes:
- the LOC101153957 gene encoding zinc finger and SCAN domain-containing protein 5C isoform X2, whose translation MAANCTPSWGQRESCNRPGSEPPRSMPSPATQLGNHDSDPETCHVNFRMFSCPKESDPIQALRKLTELCHLWLRPDLHTKEQILDMLVMEQFMISMPQELQVLVMMNGVQSCKDLEDLLRNNRRPKKWSVVNLLGKEYLMQESDVEMAEAPVSVRDDTRDVSSQRTSSVNQMCPGEGQASRELQTLPRVPALSRRQEEDFLLPEAIVMKGDPKALRPKPTLENDLEEDREENPGLTSPEPQLPNSPNLVRAKEGKEPQKIASVENVDADTPSACVVEREASTHSGNRGDALNLRGLKRSKPDASSISQEGPQGEATPVGNRESPGQAEINPVHSPGPAGPVSHPNGQEVKELLPFACEVCGKRFKYRGKLAVHTRSHTGERLFQCNLCGKRFMQRIGLQFHQRTHTGEKPYTCDVCQKQFTQKSYLKCHKRSHTGEKPFECKDCKKVFTYKANLKEHQRIHSGEKPHKCSKCPRAFGRPATLRRHQKTHREATSQ comes from the exons ATGGCTGCAAATTGCACACCCTCATGGGGTCAGAGAGAATCCTGCAACAGACCTGGGTCAGAGCCACCACGGTCCATGCCATCCCCAGCAACTCAGCTTGGAAATCATGACAGTGATCCTGAGACTTGTCATGTGAACTTCAGGATGTTCAGCTGCCCGAAGGAGTCGGACCCCATCCAGGCTCTGAGGAAACTCACTGAGCTGTGCCATCTGTGGCTGAGGCCCGACCTCCACACCAAAGAGCAGATTCTGGACATGCTGGTGATGGAGCAGTTCATGATCTCCATGCCCCAGGAGCTCCAGGTCTTAGTCATGATGAACGGTGTGCAGAGCTGCAAAGACCTGGAGGACCTGCTACGAAATAACAGAAGACCCAAGAAATGG TCTGTAGTCAACTTGCTCGGCAAGGAATATCTTATGCAGGAATCAGATGTGGAGATGGCTGAAGCCCCCGTCAGTGTCAGAGATGATACGAGAGACGTGTCCAGCCAGCGGACCTCCTCTGTGAACCAGATGTGTCCGGGGGAAGGCCAGGCCAGCCGAGAGCTGCAGACCCTGCCCAGGGTCCCTGCATTGTCCAGGAGGCAG GAAGAGGACTTCCTGCTGCCAGAGGCTATTGTCATGAAAGGTGACCCAAAGGCTCTGAGACCCAAGCCGACCTTGGAGAACGACCTGGAGGAAGACAGGGAGGAGAACCCAGGACTGACATCCCCAGAGCCTCAGCTTCCAAACAGTCCCA ATCTGGTGAGAGCAAAGGAGGGGAAGGAACCCCAAAAAATAGCCTCTGTGGAAAATGTGGATGCTGACACACCTTCTGCCTGCGTTGTGGAGAGAGAAGCTTCAACTCACAGCGGGAACAGAGGAGACGCTCTGAATCTGAGAGGTCTCAAAAGAAGCAAACCAGACGCCTCCTCCATTTCCCAAGAAGGGCCTCAAGGAGAAGCCACACCTGTGGGCAACAGAGAATCCCCGGGACAAGCTGAGATCAATCCAGTTCATTCCCCAGGCCCTGCGGGCCCAGTCAGTCACCCCAATGGCCAAGAAGTCAAGGAACTGCTGCCCTTTGCATGTGAGGTGTGCGGCAAGAGGTTTAAGTATCGCGGCAAGTTAGCCGTCCACACGAGATCACACACAGGAGAGAGACTCTTTCAGTGTAATCTCTGCGGGAAGCGCTTCATGCAGCGCATAGGCCTGCAATTTCACCAGCGAACCCACACTGGCGAGAAGCCCTACACGTGTGACGTCTGCCAGAAGCAGTTCACCCAGAAGTCCTACTTGAAGTGTCACAAGAGAAGCCACACAGGGGAGAAGCCCTTCGAATGTAAAGACTGCAAGAAAGTTTTCACCTACAAGGCGAATCTGAAGGAGCACCAGCGCATCCACTCCGGAGAGAAACCCCACAAATGTTCAAAGTGTCCAAGAGCCTTCGGTCGGCCGGCGACCTTAAGACGCCACCAGAAAACACATCGAGAAGCCACTTCACAGTGA
- the LOC101153957 gene encoding zinc finger and SCAN domain-containing protein 5C isoform X1, translating into MAANCTPSWGQRESCNRPGSEPPRSMPSPATQLGNHDSDPETCHVNFRMFSCPKESDPIQALRKLTELCHLWLRPDLHTKEQILDMLVMEQFMISMPQELQVLVMMNGVQSCKDLEDLLRNNRRPKKWSVVNLLGKEYLMQESDVEMAEAPVSVRDDTRDVSSQRTSSVNQMCPGEGQASRELQTLPRVPALSRRQEEDFLLPEAIVMKGDPKALRPKPTLENDLEEDREENPGLTSPEPQLPNSPTDLVRAKEGKEPQKIASVENVDADTPSACVVEREASTHSGNRGDALNLRGLKRSKPDASSISQEGPQGEATPVGNRESPGQAEINPVHSPGPAGPVSHPNGQEVKELLPFACEVCGKRFKYRGKLAVHTRSHTGERLFQCNLCGKRFMQRIGLQFHQRTHTGEKPYTCDVCQKQFTQKSYLKCHKRSHTGEKPFECKDCKKVFTYKANLKEHQRIHSGEKPHKCSKCPRAFGRPATLRRHQKTHREATSQ; encoded by the exons ATGGCTGCAAATTGCACACCCTCATGGGGTCAGAGAGAATCCTGCAACAGACCTGGGTCAGAGCCACCACGGTCCATGCCATCCCCAGCAACTCAGCTTGGAAATCATGACAGTGATCCTGAGACTTGTCATGTGAACTTCAGGATGTTCAGCTGCCCGAAGGAGTCGGACCCCATCCAGGCTCTGAGGAAACTCACTGAGCTGTGCCATCTGTGGCTGAGGCCCGACCTCCACACCAAAGAGCAGATTCTGGACATGCTGGTGATGGAGCAGTTCATGATCTCCATGCCCCAGGAGCTCCAGGTCTTAGTCATGATGAACGGTGTGCAGAGCTGCAAAGACCTGGAGGACCTGCTACGAAATAACAGAAGACCCAAGAAATGG TCTGTAGTCAACTTGCTCGGCAAGGAATATCTTATGCAGGAATCAGATGTGGAGATGGCTGAAGCCCCCGTCAGTGTCAGAGATGATACGAGAGACGTGTCCAGCCAGCGGACCTCCTCTGTGAACCAGATGTGTCCGGGGGAAGGCCAGGCCAGCCGAGAGCTGCAGACCCTGCCCAGGGTCCCTGCATTGTCCAGGAGGCAG GAAGAGGACTTCCTGCTGCCAGAGGCTATTGTCATGAAAGGTGACCCAAAGGCTCTGAGACCCAAGCCGACCTTGGAGAACGACCTGGAGGAAGACAGGGAGGAGAACCCAGGACTGACATCCCCAGAGCCTCAGCTTCCAAACAGTCCCA CAGATCTGGTGAGAGCAAAGGAGGGGAAGGAACCCCAAAAAATAGCCTCTGTGGAAAATGTGGATGCTGACACACCTTCTGCCTGCGTTGTGGAGAGAGAAGCTTCAACTCACAGCGGGAACAGAGGAGACGCTCTGAATCTGAGAGGTCTCAAAAGAAGCAAACCAGACGCCTCCTCCATTTCCCAAGAAGGGCCTCAAGGAGAAGCCACACCTGTGGGCAACAGAGAATCCCCGGGACAAGCTGAGATCAATCCAGTTCATTCCCCAGGCCCTGCGGGCCCAGTCAGTCACCCCAATGGCCAAGAAGTCAAGGAACTGCTGCCCTTTGCATGTGAGGTGTGCGGCAAGAGGTTTAAGTATCGCGGCAAGTTAGCCGTCCACACGAGATCACACACAGGAGAGAGACTCTTTCAGTGTAATCTCTGCGGGAAGCGCTTCATGCAGCGCATAGGCCTGCAATTTCACCAGCGAACCCACACTGGCGAGAAGCCCTACACGTGTGACGTCTGCCAGAAGCAGTTCACCCAGAAGTCCTACTTGAAGTGTCACAAGAGAAGCCACACAGGGGAGAAGCCCTTCGAATGTAAAGACTGCAAGAAAGTTTTCACCTACAAGGCGAATCTGAAGGAGCACCAGCGCATCCACTCCGGAGAGAAACCCCACAAATGTTCAAAGTGTCCAAGAGCCTTCGGTCGGCCGGCGACCTTAAGACGCCACCAGAAAACACATCGAGAAGCCACTTCACAGTGA